From Scomber scombrus chromosome 21, fScoSco1.1, whole genome shotgun sequence, one genomic window encodes:
- the tmem94 gene encoding transmembrane protein 94 isoform X1: protein MEPQDKKQEEDVTLGLSTGQALRKLRDQLSSLLEQHQRAARRRASAQEQWVYSFLYHGNRHSCLHWPGAALTLLVVLGLFCCHGSQPKGSSGIELVNAALLLLLFLLNLLLVGRQEKLKRSEMVHRLKGIITQLSDYLSGCVGEVRWSPSLYPDLYTPSSPSWSLHWTYRDSQLINLPVSLLVEGDVIALRPGQEAFASLRGIKDDEHIVLEPGDLFPPYSPPPSPRANEKRGPQRPQQHRLFRVVRTPVLDPVRNSLEMARSRPITVLDNERFTVQSVITKVVCPIVLVTFLLVNTIRYFCDAPSLTPPCYNFFQLQVMGALPILPLLFPVMWVLVNAFGEARVLAEFSRASPAGLLAKFSEDTLSSYTEVVSSQSAHLDQTALDEMLRCVWRHLVGVLKGESQTLCYTSSLLHTLGSVTVLCCVDKQGILSWPNPSPETVLFFSGRVEPPHNSQDDLRDDLSVNSYCRMEMDDDRDEVQEVEALLCLPAESSAQLGEGPEPSETSHDTARSSDALRLLRSCQQAHTRTKHHSGSNVSFSHDTEGGEDDQAQDFGMGCPDAEADDFVCDYHLEMLSLSQDQQNPASIQFDDLSWQCHLPSLKPLGLNIMLNLCNASVTQQLCRFSDHLSNLALQESHGTVLPVCVPWGLCELSRLIGFTPGARELFKQENHLALYQLPSGEKTKELSSRRLHYFTKRQPPISHLISLFVRDSSSNNVQMLSHGSADLILEACTDFWDGTDIYPLSGSDRKKVLDFYQRACLSGYCSAFAYKPMQVSLSNQLNGKCVELSHGPCVFSGLELPSTTPIKHNSCRNSWSSDEGIGEGVEREDCVQALSGQIFMGMVSSQFQARLDTVRLIDALVTACIRFVYFSMEDELRSKVFAEKMGLETGWNCHISLTPNGESPCDGGPSSPGHGSLHEDLNQDSRDEAEGPLLPEEEAHSDLASFQPTDSDVPSFLEDCNRAKLPRGIHQVRPHLKNIDNVPLLVPLFTDCTPDTMCEMMKIMQENREVTCCLGSAANFRNSRLFLQSDVSIGLDPLYPSQCSWETFGYATGGGFNGEVEGLSPLRLSGQLNSMGCSVTFHQGESVSMVKLIEQARHTTYGIRKCFLFLLQCQLSLVIIQFLACLAQLPPPINTTDILWLSCFSCPLLSVSLLGKPPDSSVMSVATGKNLDAIPRKTQNYFLGCFLLKFSLTVCAYLLAFGFTLQEICLRSNNLTLSDNSTVTCLHILTTSSSDEAPHWFSELSNGLLLTQKVMAGFLVLHTVVISLSYVHRSQPLWRKSPFSNTWWCLTVPVVLLSQVVQATVDYQLWRDQGSLLTFDLADIPLLAWLLASLSPLLVVVVNEVVKLHEIRVRVRYQKRQKLQFETKLGMNSPF from the exons AG GAGGAGGATGTGACTCTGGGACTGTCCACTGGTCAGGCTCTGAGGAAGCTCCGGGATCAGCTGAGCAGCCTGCTGGAGCAGCACCAGAGAGCTGCACGCAGACGAGCCTCTGCACag GAACAGTGGGTGTACAGCTTCCTTTACCATGGCAACCGCCACTCCTGCCTCCATTGGCCGGGGGCCGCCCTCACTCTACTGGTGGTGCTGGGACTTTTCTGTTGCCACGGCAGCCAGCCTAAGGGCAG TTCTGGCATAGAGCTGGTGAACGCAGcgctcctccttctcctcttcctgctcaACCTGCTGCTGGTCGGACGTCAGGAGAAGCTGAAGAGGAGTGAGATGGTCCACCGCCTTAAAGGCATCATCACGCAGCTCAGCG ACTATCTGTCAGGGTGTGTGGGTGAAGTGCGGtggtctccctctctctacccCGACCTGTACACCCCCTCGTCCCCGTCGTGGTCCCTTCACTGGACCTACCGGGACTCCCAGCTGATTAACCTGCCTGTGAGTCTGCTGGTGGAAGGAGACGTCATCGCTCTGAGACCTGGACAAGAAGCATTTGCATCACTCAGAGGAATTAAA GATGATGAACACATTGTATTGGAGCCAGGAGATTTATTCCCACCAtactcccctcctccttccccacGGGCCAATGAGAAGAGAGGCCCCCAGCGCCCCCAGCAGCACCGTCTCTTCAGAGTGGTGCGGACTCCAGTTCTGGACCCAGTCAG gaACAGTTTGGAAATGGCGCGGTCTCGACCAATCACAGTGCTGGACAACGAGAGGTTTACAGTACAGTCAGTCATCACCAAAGTTGTCTGTCCTATTGTGCTG GTGACGTTCCTGCTTGTAAACACCATCCGATATTTTTGTGATGCACCCAGTCTCACCCCACCCTGCTACAATTTCTTTCAACTTCAG GTGATGGGTGCTCTGCCCATCTTGCCGCTGCTCTTCCCCGTCATGTGGGTGCTGGTGAACGCCTTCGGAGAAGCCAGGGTCCTCGCAGAGTTCAGCCGCGCATCACCAGCTGGCCTG CTTGCTAAGTTCTCTGAGGACACTCTAAGCAGCTACACGGAAGTGGTTTCCTCCCAG TCAGCACATCTTGACCAGACAGCTCTGGAT GAGATGCTGCGGTGTGTGTGGAGACACCTGGTTGGAGTCCTGAAGGGAGAATCTCAGACACTCTGCTACACCTCCAGTCTTTTACACACTCTGGGATCTGTCACT gtgctgTGTTGTGTGGATAAACAGGGCATCCTGTCGTGGCCCAACCCCAGTCCAGAGACCGTGCTGTTCTTCAGTGGACGGGTGGAACCTCCTCACAACAGCCAGGACGATCTGAGAGACGACCTGTCCGTCAACTCCTACTGTAGAATGGAGATGGATGATGATCGggatgag GTGCAGGAAGTGGAGGCTCTGCTCTGTCTACCAGCAGAGTCCTCCGCCCAGCTGGGAGAGGGGCCCGAACCCAGCGAGACGTCACATGACACGGCTCGCTCCAGCGACGCGCTCCGGCTCCTGCGCTCCTGCCAGCAAGCGCACACACGCACCAAACACCACTCGGGGTCCAACGTGAGCTTCAGCCACGACACCGAGGGAGGCGAGGACGACCAGGCCCAG GACTTTGGGATGGGCTGTCCGGATGCGGAGGCCGACGACTTTGTGTGCGACTACCACCTGGAGATGCTGAGCCTGTCCCAGGACCAGCAGAATCCAGCCAGCATCCAGTTTGATGACCTGTCCTGGCAGTGTCACCTACCTTCCCTCAAACCTCTGGGCCTGAACATCATGCTGAACCTCTGCAACGCCAGCGTCACCCAGCAGCTCTGCCGCTTCTCTGACCACCTGTCTAACCTGGCGCTGCAGGAGAGCCACGGCACCGTGCTGCCCGTCTGCGTCCCCTGGGGGCTCTGCGAGCTCTCCAGGCTCATAG ggttcACTCCTGGTGCGAGGGAGCTGTTTAAACAGGAGAACCACTTGGCTCTGTACCAGCTGCCGTCTGGAGAGAAGACCAAGGAGCTGTCGTCCCGCCGCCTGCATTACTTCACAAAACGCCAGCCTCCCATCTCCCACCTCATCTCCCTGTTCGTACGAGACTCCTCCTCCA ATAACGTCCAGATGCTTTCTCACGGCTCGGCCGACCTCATCCTGGAGGCGTGCACTGACTTTTGGGATGGAACTGATATTTATCCCCTCTCAGGCTCAGACAG AAAGAAGGTTCTGGACTTTTACCAGCGTGCCTGTCTGTCAGGTTACTGTTCAGCGTTCGCCTACAAACCCATGCAGGTGTCACTGTCCAACCAGCTGAACGGGAAGTGTGTGGAGCTGTCTCACGGCCCCTGCGTCTTCTCTGGACTGGAGCTGCCCTCCACCACTCCCATCAAACACAACTCCTGCAGGAACAGCTGGAGCTCAGACG AGGGCATAGGGGAGGGTGTGGAGCGTGAGGACTGCGTGCAGGCGCTGAGCGGGCAGATCTTCATGGGCATGGTGTCGTCTCAGTTCCAGGCCAGGCTGGACACGGTGCGGCTCATCGATGCCCTGGTCACCGCCTGCATCcgctttgtttatttttctatggAGGATGAACTTCGCAGcaag gtgtttgcAGAGAAGATGGGTTTAGAGACAGGCTGGAACTGTCACATCTCTCTGACTCCAAACGGAGAAAGTCCCTGTGATGGAGGTCCATCCAGCCCCGGTCACGGCTCCCTCCACGAAGACCTGAACCAGG ACTCTCGGGATGAAGCAGAAGGTCCTCTGCTGCCAGAGGAGGAAGCTCACTCTGACCTGGCCAGCTTCCAGCCCACAGACAGTGATGTGCCCAGCTTTCTGGAAGACTGTAACAGG GCCAAGCTACCTCGTGGTATCCACCAGGTTCGTCCTCATTTGAAGAACATAGATAACGTGCCTCTTCTGGTGCCACTTTTCACAGACTGCACCCCTGACA CGATGTGTGAGATGATGAAGATCATGCAGGAGAACAGGGAGGTTACATGCTGTCTGGGAAGCGCTGCCAATTTCCGAAACAGCCGCCTGTTCTTACAGAGTGACGTCAG CATCGGTCTGGACCCTCTGTACCCGTCTCAGTGTTCGTGGGAGACGTTCGGCTACGCCACAGGAGGAGGATTCAACGGAGAGGTGGAGGGTCTGTCTCCTCTGAGGCTCTCTGGACAGCTCAACAGTATGGGCTGCTCCGTCACCTTCCACCAGGGAGAGAGCGTCAGCATGGTCAAACTCATAGAGCag GCTCGACACACCACCTACGGCATCCGCAAGTGCTTCCTGTTCCTGCTGCAGTGTCAGCTCAGTCTGGTCATCATCCAG ttcttAGCCTGTCTAGCTCAGCTCCCTCCTCCCATAAACACCACCGACATCCTCTGGCTGTCCTGCTTCAGCTGCCCACTGctgag TGTGTCTCTTTTGGGGAAGCCACCAGACAGTTCAGTCATGTCAGTCGCCACAGGGAAGAACCTGGATGCCATTCCCAGGAAG ACTCAGAACTACTTCCTGGGCTGTTTCCTGTTGAAGTTCAGCCTGACGGTGTGCGCCTACCTGTTGGCGTTCGGCTTCACCCTTCAGGAGATCTGCCTCAGAAGCAACAACCTCACCTTATCTGACAACAGCACTGTCACCTGCCTTCATATACTCACTACCAG CTCTTCAGACGAAGCTCCTCATTGGTTCAGCGAGCTGTCAAACGGCCTGCTACTGACTCAGAAAGTCATGGCAGGGTTCCTCGTCTTACACACAG tGGTGATCTCTCTCAGCTACGTCCACCGCTCTCAGCCTCTGTGGAGGAAGAGTCCATTCAGCAACACCTGGTGGTGTCTCACTGTACCTGTGGT tcTGCTGAGCCAGGTGGTTCAGGCCACGGTGGATTACCAGCTGTGGCGTGATCAGGGCAGcctgctgacctttgacctggcTGACATACCGCTGCTGGCCTGGCTGCTGGCCTCTCTGTCCccgctgctggtggtggtggtcaaCGAGGTGGTGAAGCTGCACGAGATACG GGTGCGAGTTCGCTACCAGAAGAGGCAGAAGCTGCAGTTTGAAACAAAGCTGGGAATGAACTCTCCTTTCTGA
- the tmem94 gene encoding transmembrane protein 94 isoform X2, whose product MEPQDKKQEEDVTLGLSTGQALRKLRDQLSSLLEQHQRAARRRASAQEQWVYSFLYHGNRHSCLHWPGAALTLLVVLGLFCCHGSQPKGSSGIELVNAALLLLLFLLNLLLVGRQEKLKRSEMVHRLKGIITQLSDYLSGCVGEVRWSPSLYPDLYTPSSPSWSLHWTYRDSQLINLPVSLLVEGDVIALRPGQEAFASLRGIKDDEHIVLEPGDLFPPYSPPPSPRANEKRGPQRPQQHRLFRVVRTPVLDPVRNSLEMARSRPITVLDNERFTVQSVITKVVCPIVLVTFLLVNTIRYFCDAPSLTPPCYNFFQLQVMGALPILPLLFPVMWVLVNAFGEARVLAEFSRASPAGLEMLRCVWRHLVGVLKGESQTLCYTSSLLHTLGSVTVLCCVDKQGILSWPNPSPETVLFFSGRVEPPHNSQDDLRDDLSVNSYCRMEMDDDRDEVQEVEALLCLPAESSAQLGEGPEPSETSHDTARSSDALRLLRSCQQAHTRTKHHSGSNVSFSHDTEGGEDDQAQDFGMGCPDAEADDFVCDYHLEMLSLSQDQQNPASIQFDDLSWQCHLPSLKPLGLNIMLNLCNASVTQQLCRFSDHLSNLALQESHGTVLPVCVPWGLCELSRLIGFTPGARELFKQENHLALYQLPSGEKTKELSSRRLHYFTKRQPPISHLISLFVRDSSSNNVQMLSHGSADLILEACTDFWDGTDIYPLSGSDRKKVLDFYQRACLSGYCSAFAYKPMQVSLSNQLNGKCVELSHGPCVFSGLELPSTTPIKHNSCRNSWSSDEGIGEGVEREDCVQALSGQIFMGMVSSQFQARLDTVRLIDALVTACIRFVYFSMEDELRSKVFAEKMGLETGWNCHISLTPNGESPCDGGPSSPGHGSLHEDLNQDSRDEAEGPLLPEEEAHSDLASFQPTDSDVPSFLEDCNRAKLPRGIHQVRPHLKNIDNVPLLVPLFTDCTPDTMCEMMKIMQENREVTCCLGSAANFRNSRLFLQSDVSIGLDPLYPSQCSWETFGYATGGGFNGEVEGLSPLRLSGQLNSMGCSVTFHQGESVSMVKLIEQARHTTYGIRKCFLFLLQCQLSLVIIQFLACLAQLPPPINTTDILWLSCFSCPLLSVSLLGKPPDSSVMSVATGKNLDAIPRKTQNYFLGCFLLKFSLTVCAYLLAFGFTLQEICLRSNNLTLSDNSTVTCLHILTTSSSDEAPHWFSELSNGLLLTQKVMAGFLVLHTVVISLSYVHRSQPLWRKSPFSNTWWCLTVPVVLLSQVVQATVDYQLWRDQGSLLTFDLADIPLLAWLLASLSPLLVVVVNEVVKLHEIRVRVRYQKRQKLQFETKLGMNSPF is encoded by the exons AG GAGGAGGATGTGACTCTGGGACTGTCCACTGGTCAGGCTCTGAGGAAGCTCCGGGATCAGCTGAGCAGCCTGCTGGAGCAGCACCAGAGAGCTGCACGCAGACGAGCCTCTGCACag GAACAGTGGGTGTACAGCTTCCTTTACCATGGCAACCGCCACTCCTGCCTCCATTGGCCGGGGGCCGCCCTCACTCTACTGGTGGTGCTGGGACTTTTCTGTTGCCACGGCAGCCAGCCTAAGGGCAG TTCTGGCATAGAGCTGGTGAACGCAGcgctcctccttctcctcttcctgctcaACCTGCTGCTGGTCGGACGTCAGGAGAAGCTGAAGAGGAGTGAGATGGTCCACCGCCTTAAAGGCATCATCACGCAGCTCAGCG ACTATCTGTCAGGGTGTGTGGGTGAAGTGCGGtggtctccctctctctacccCGACCTGTACACCCCCTCGTCCCCGTCGTGGTCCCTTCACTGGACCTACCGGGACTCCCAGCTGATTAACCTGCCTGTGAGTCTGCTGGTGGAAGGAGACGTCATCGCTCTGAGACCTGGACAAGAAGCATTTGCATCACTCAGAGGAATTAAA GATGATGAACACATTGTATTGGAGCCAGGAGATTTATTCCCACCAtactcccctcctccttccccacGGGCCAATGAGAAGAGAGGCCCCCAGCGCCCCCAGCAGCACCGTCTCTTCAGAGTGGTGCGGACTCCAGTTCTGGACCCAGTCAG gaACAGTTTGGAAATGGCGCGGTCTCGACCAATCACAGTGCTGGACAACGAGAGGTTTACAGTACAGTCAGTCATCACCAAAGTTGTCTGTCCTATTGTGCTG GTGACGTTCCTGCTTGTAAACACCATCCGATATTTTTGTGATGCACCCAGTCTCACCCCACCCTGCTACAATTTCTTTCAACTTCAG GTGATGGGTGCTCTGCCCATCTTGCCGCTGCTCTTCCCCGTCATGTGGGTGCTGGTGAACGCCTTCGGAGAAGCCAGGGTCCTCGCAGAGTTCAGCCGCGCATCACCAGCTGGCCTG GAGATGCTGCGGTGTGTGTGGAGACACCTGGTTGGAGTCCTGAAGGGAGAATCTCAGACACTCTGCTACACCTCCAGTCTTTTACACACTCTGGGATCTGTCACT gtgctgTGTTGTGTGGATAAACAGGGCATCCTGTCGTGGCCCAACCCCAGTCCAGAGACCGTGCTGTTCTTCAGTGGACGGGTGGAACCTCCTCACAACAGCCAGGACGATCTGAGAGACGACCTGTCCGTCAACTCCTACTGTAGAATGGAGATGGATGATGATCGggatgag GTGCAGGAAGTGGAGGCTCTGCTCTGTCTACCAGCAGAGTCCTCCGCCCAGCTGGGAGAGGGGCCCGAACCCAGCGAGACGTCACATGACACGGCTCGCTCCAGCGACGCGCTCCGGCTCCTGCGCTCCTGCCAGCAAGCGCACACACGCACCAAACACCACTCGGGGTCCAACGTGAGCTTCAGCCACGACACCGAGGGAGGCGAGGACGACCAGGCCCAG GACTTTGGGATGGGCTGTCCGGATGCGGAGGCCGACGACTTTGTGTGCGACTACCACCTGGAGATGCTGAGCCTGTCCCAGGACCAGCAGAATCCAGCCAGCATCCAGTTTGATGACCTGTCCTGGCAGTGTCACCTACCTTCCCTCAAACCTCTGGGCCTGAACATCATGCTGAACCTCTGCAACGCCAGCGTCACCCAGCAGCTCTGCCGCTTCTCTGACCACCTGTCTAACCTGGCGCTGCAGGAGAGCCACGGCACCGTGCTGCCCGTCTGCGTCCCCTGGGGGCTCTGCGAGCTCTCCAGGCTCATAG ggttcACTCCTGGTGCGAGGGAGCTGTTTAAACAGGAGAACCACTTGGCTCTGTACCAGCTGCCGTCTGGAGAGAAGACCAAGGAGCTGTCGTCCCGCCGCCTGCATTACTTCACAAAACGCCAGCCTCCCATCTCCCACCTCATCTCCCTGTTCGTACGAGACTCCTCCTCCA ATAACGTCCAGATGCTTTCTCACGGCTCGGCCGACCTCATCCTGGAGGCGTGCACTGACTTTTGGGATGGAACTGATATTTATCCCCTCTCAGGCTCAGACAG AAAGAAGGTTCTGGACTTTTACCAGCGTGCCTGTCTGTCAGGTTACTGTTCAGCGTTCGCCTACAAACCCATGCAGGTGTCACTGTCCAACCAGCTGAACGGGAAGTGTGTGGAGCTGTCTCACGGCCCCTGCGTCTTCTCTGGACTGGAGCTGCCCTCCACCACTCCCATCAAACACAACTCCTGCAGGAACAGCTGGAGCTCAGACG AGGGCATAGGGGAGGGTGTGGAGCGTGAGGACTGCGTGCAGGCGCTGAGCGGGCAGATCTTCATGGGCATGGTGTCGTCTCAGTTCCAGGCCAGGCTGGACACGGTGCGGCTCATCGATGCCCTGGTCACCGCCTGCATCcgctttgtttatttttctatggAGGATGAACTTCGCAGcaag gtgtttgcAGAGAAGATGGGTTTAGAGACAGGCTGGAACTGTCACATCTCTCTGACTCCAAACGGAGAAAGTCCCTGTGATGGAGGTCCATCCAGCCCCGGTCACGGCTCCCTCCACGAAGACCTGAACCAGG ACTCTCGGGATGAAGCAGAAGGTCCTCTGCTGCCAGAGGAGGAAGCTCACTCTGACCTGGCCAGCTTCCAGCCCACAGACAGTGATGTGCCCAGCTTTCTGGAAGACTGTAACAGG GCCAAGCTACCTCGTGGTATCCACCAGGTTCGTCCTCATTTGAAGAACATAGATAACGTGCCTCTTCTGGTGCCACTTTTCACAGACTGCACCCCTGACA CGATGTGTGAGATGATGAAGATCATGCAGGAGAACAGGGAGGTTACATGCTGTCTGGGAAGCGCTGCCAATTTCCGAAACAGCCGCCTGTTCTTACAGAGTGACGTCAG CATCGGTCTGGACCCTCTGTACCCGTCTCAGTGTTCGTGGGAGACGTTCGGCTACGCCACAGGAGGAGGATTCAACGGAGAGGTGGAGGGTCTGTCTCCTCTGAGGCTCTCTGGACAGCTCAACAGTATGGGCTGCTCCGTCACCTTCCACCAGGGAGAGAGCGTCAGCATGGTCAAACTCATAGAGCag GCTCGACACACCACCTACGGCATCCGCAAGTGCTTCCTGTTCCTGCTGCAGTGTCAGCTCAGTCTGGTCATCATCCAG ttcttAGCCTGTCTAGCTCAGCTCCCTCCTCCCATAAACACCACCGACATCCTCTGGCTGTCCTGCTTCAGCTGCCCACTGctgag TGTGTCTCTTTTGGGGAAGCCACCAGACAGTTCAGTCATGTCAGTCGCCACAGGGAAGAACCTGGATGCCATTCCCAGGAAG ACTCAGAACTACTTCCTGGGCTGTTTCCTGTTGAAGTTCAGCCTGACGGTGTGCGCCTACCTGTTGGCGTTCGGCTTCACCCTTCAGGAGATCTGCCTCAGAAGCAACAACCTCACCTTATCTGACAACAGCACTGTCACCTGCCTTCATATACTCACTACCAG CTCTTCAGACGAAGCTCCTCATTGGTTCAGCGAGCTGTCAAACGGCCTGCTACTGACTCAGAAAGTCATGGCAGGGTTCCTCGTCTTACACACAG tGGTGATCTCTCTCAGCTACGTCCACCGCTCTCAGCCTCTGTGGAGGAAGAGTCCATTCAGCAACACCTGGTGGTGTCTCACTGTACCTGTGGT tcTGCTGAGCCAGGTGGTTCAGGCCACGGTGGATTACCAGCTGTGGCGTGATCAGGGCAGcctgctgacctttgacctggcTGACATACCGCTGCTGGCCTGGCTGCTGGCCTCTCTGTCCccgctgctggtggtggtggtcaaCGAGGTGGTGAAGCTGCACGAGATACG GGTGCGAGTTCGCTACCAGAAGAGGCAGAAGCTGCAGTTTGAAACAAAGCTGGGAATGAACTCTCCTTTCTGA